The following proteins are encoded in a genomic region of Candidatus Woesearchaeota archaeon:
- a CDS encoding TrmB family transcriptional regulator codes for MMQQELMDVGLTEYESKVYETLVVEGDLTGGKISRLSGVPQGKVYTVLNSLIEKGFVSVTPIKPKIFRAKDSSNAISSFLNQKIKELTLLKEEIPRKLRNVNISQQKELSEQIHVLGSKQSTYSTIAELTMCAKKEIKHVFTFETKVESLIYLDLLKAAIKNGVQVKIIAAKSDNESRKMIKRYAKEGIQVKHLPLEEIRFFIKDSDECLINFLDPNDKRKRLALYFSHSGFSKHMSHYFDELWRRAT; via the coding sequence ATGATGCAGCAAGAATTAATGGATGTTGGGCTAACAGAATACGAATCAAAGGTTTATGAAACCTTAGTAGTAGAAGGAGATCTCACCGGAGGTAAGATTAGCAGACTGAGTGGAGTTCCTCAAGGGAAGGTATATACTGTCTTAAACTCCTTAATAGAAAAGGGGTTTGTGTCGGTAACACCAATAAAGCCGAAGATTTTCAGAGCGAAAGATTCAAGTAACGCCATATCATCATTTTTAAACCAAAAAATAAAGGAATTAACGCTCCTTAAAGAGGAGATACCCCGAAAATTAAGAAATGTAAATATCTCTCAACAGAAAGAACTATCAGAACAAATTCATGTTCTTGGTTCTAAACAGTCTACGTATTCGACCATTGCTGAACTAACCATGTGTGCTAAAAAAGAGATCAAACATGTATTTACCTTTGAAACAAAAGTAGAGTCGTTAATCTACCTCGATCTGTTAAAGGCTGCCATCAAAAATGGAGTTCAGGTGAAAATTATCGCTGCTAAATCAGATAATGAAAGCAGGAAAATGATTAAGAGGTACGCAAAAGAAGGGATACAGGTAAAACACCTTCCGTTGGAAGAGATACGGTTTTTTATCAAAGACTCGGATGAATGTTTGATTAACTTCCTTGACCCAAATGATAAAAGAAAAAGACTAGCGCTCTATTTTTCACATAGTGGATTCTCTAAACATATGTCTCACTATTTTGATGAATTGTGGAGAAGAGCAACATAA
- a CDS encoding DNA helicase UvrD — MNIIADLHIHGRYSRACSTQLSIKNLEKYARIKGINLLGTGDFTHPEWYKELQQELQEDGTGILRTTEGFAFMLTTEISLIYTQAGRGRRIHLVVWAPSFAVVDQITKELKKYGRVDYDGRPIFKIPCPRFVEMFKAIDDAIEIIPAHIWTPWFSLFGANSGFDSVKECFDNQEKHIFGLETGLSSDPAMNWQLSQLDRYSLVSFSDSHAHWPWRLGREATVFNVNKLTYKAIINALRTKEGLEETIEVDPNFGKYHLTGHRSCKIVLEPEEAFRYKNICPVCRKLLTVGVLQRVNELADRPYGFKPKGAIPFRSLIPLSELIAAALGKAVATKTVWQEYYKLVSKETSEFDILLFFSAEELLKKTSKELVDLISKNRRGEIPIKPGYDGLYGIPQIKEKINTQEKVSEEKERDKNNDPSMRKKSLRSVQTGLNKFYS, encoded by the coding sequence ATGAACATCATTGCTGACCTTCATATCCATGGACGATATTCTCGTGCCTGCTCGACGCAGTTAAGCATCAAAAACCTTGAGAAGTATGCACGGATTAAAGGAATCAATCTCTTAGGAACAGGAGATTTTACCCATCCTGAATGGTACAAAGAGCTGCAACAAGAACTACAGGAAGACGGAACAGGAATTCTCAGGACAACAGAAGGCTTTGCATTTATGCTGACAACCGAGATTTCTTTGATCTACACCCAAGCAGGAAGAGGAAGAAGAATTCATCTCGTTGTGTGGGCACCTTCCTTTGCTGTTGTTGACCAGATTACTAAAGAACTAAAAAAATATGGAAGAGTTGATTATGATGGACGACCCATCTTTAAGATTCCCTGTCCTCGGTTTGTGGAAATGTTTAAAGCAATTGATGATGCTATTGAGATCATCCCCGCACATATCTGGACGCCGTGGTTCAGCCTCTTTGGCGCAAATTCTGGTTTTGACTCGGTAAAGGAATGCTTTGATAATCAAGAAAAACATATCTTCGGACTTGAAACAGGATTGAGCAGCGATCCTGCGATGAATTGGCAACTGAGTCAATTAGATCGTTACAGTTTAGTGAGCTTTTCAGATTCACATGCACACTGGCCATGGCGCTTAGGGAGAGAGGCAACGGTCTTTAATGTCAATAAATTAACGTACAAGGCAATCATCAATGCACTGCGAACAAAAGAAGGCTTAGAGGAAACGATTGAAGTTGATCCAAATTTTGGAAAATATCACTTGACTGGACATCGATCATGTAAGATTGTTCTTGAGCCAGAAGAAGCTTTCCGTTATAAAAATATCTGCCCTGTCTGCCGAAAGCTGTTAACCGTAGGTGTACTTCAGCGTGTGAATGAACTTGCTGACCGTCCTTACGGATTTAAACCAAAAGGTGCAATACCATTCCGTTCTTTAATCCCCTTATCTGAACTTATTGCTGCTGCACTCGGGAAAGCAGTTGCAACGAAAACTGTTTGGCAGGAGTATTACAAGCTGGTAAGCAAAGAAACAAGCGAATTTGATATCTTACTTTTTTTCTCAGCTGAAGAACTCCTTAAGAAAACCTCAAAAGAGTTGGTTGATCTCATCAGCAAAAACAGGCGTGGAGAAATTCCGATTAAGCCGGGCTATGACGGGCTCTATGGTATCCCCCAAATAAAAGAAAAGATAAATACTCAAGAGAAGGTATCTGAAGAAAAAGAAAGAGACAAAAATAACGATCCCTCAATGAGAAAAAAATCCTTACGTAGTGTGCAGACCGGGTTGAACAAATTTTATTCGTAG
- a CDS encoding B12-binding domain-containing radical SAM protein encodes MAYQPKIGLVEVKPSSHEFENVIPGLAIPYLGAVAKKVGYDATLHIESIRSLTLEDIEKYDVLALSSHTPNVRRMYQISIEVKRRFPDKKIIMGGWHVSFNPGEALENGADHVVVGEGEKALESILEGIKNHAYLERIIYGTTADLDGLPFVDYSLVKDLKKFPFSRYPILMSRGCSYARCDFCAIQAAGHTTTRIKSEERIAEEFKRMRIDFDDGYFRRDEQGQMNVFLVDDNFGGTGQEEEEEVLRYLLSKNLTEDVQITTQARLNIADNPKLLEMCKQVGFKTFLIGIEALETPQLKERRKGISPAQIKNKVAILKSYGFNVTGLFIAGNDTDTREYIESIPRRATELGLDYYQVSLLTPFPGTPIQKKLLREGRIFNYNWNNYDFRHMTHLMPSQSDITSWELEDLVSEMNQLSQSLHRHSERLKHE; translated from the coding sequence ATGGCATATCAACCTAAAATTGGTCTAGTTGAAGTAAAACCAAGTAGTCATGAATTTGAAAATGTTATTCCTGGCTTAGCAATTCCTTATTTAGGAGCAGTTGCTAAGAAAGTTGGTTATGATGCTACTTTGCATATAGAATCAATACGATCCCTGACTTTAGAAGATATTGAAAAGTATGATGTTCTTGCACTGAGTTCACACACACCCAATGTAAGAAGGATGTATCAAATTTCAATCGAGGTAAAAAGGAGATTTCCAGATAAAAAAATCATCATGGGCGGATGGCATGTGAGTTTTAATCCTGGTGAAGCATTAGAAAATGGTGCTGATCATGTTGTAGTTGGCGAAGGAGAAAAGGCATTAGAATCTATCTTGGAAGGGATTAAAAACCATGCGTATTTAGAGAGAATCATTTATGGAACGACTGCAGATCTTGATGGATTGCCGTTTGTGGATTATAGTCTAGTAAAAGATCTAAAAAAATTTCCTTTTTCAAGATATCCAATACTGATGTCAAGAGGATGTAGCTATGCTCGCTGTGATTTCTGTGCTATACAGGCTGCGGGTCACACTACAACAAGAATAAAATCAGAGGAAAGAATAGCTGAAGAATTTAAACGCATGCGTATTGACTTTGATGATGGTTATTTCCGAAGAGACGAACAAGGTCAAATGAATGTTTTTCTTGTTGATGATAATTTTGGCGGTACAGGTCAAGAAGAAGAAGAAGAAGTATTAAGATACCTATTATCCAAGAATTTAACAGAAGACGTACAGATTACAACACAAGCACGACTTAATATTGCTGATAATCCTAAACTATTGGAAATGTGTAAACAAGTAGGTTTCAAAACATTTCTTATTGGTATTGAAGCCTTGGAAACACCACAACTTAAAGAAAGAAGAAAAGGAATATCACCTGCCCAAATAAAAAATAAAGTTGCAATCTTAAAATCCTATGGATTTAATGTTACCGGTTTATTTATTGCTGGCAATGATACAGATACCCGAGAATATATTGAGAGTATTCCGAGAAGAGCAACTGAATTAGGTCTGGATTATTATCAAGTTTCTTTATTAACTCCATTTCCAGGAACTCCCATACAAAAAAAACTTTTGAGAGAAGGAAGAATATTCAACTATAACTGGAATAATTATGATTTCAGGCACATGACTCATTTAATGCCATCGCAATCAGATATTACTTCATGGGAATTAGAAGATTTGGTAAGTGAAATGAATCAACTTTCTCAATCTTTACACCGTCACTCAGAGAGGTTGAAACATGAGTAA
- a CDS encoding cupredoxin domain-containing protein, producing the protein MTTVKLLFIGAFLLLLMLYGESVLSDLKPVFSTEQEEIQQGQQQEKLQEQIVYQTYMFSSSEKSIVNGDKDETNTFLIRFLQGRITPETIIVDRGTDVTFIVHNLRDNATLFVLEPEDVELYLAPNQVEEITFSAERNGVFFFDERSTPFIGYLIVE; encoded by the coding sequence ATGACAACCGTTAAATTATTATTCATCGGTGCTTTTCTTCTTCTTCTTATGTTGTATGGCGAGAGTGTCCTTTCTGACCTTAAGCCGGTCTTCTCTACTGAGCAGGAAGAGATACAGCAAGGACAGCAGCAAGAAAAACTACAAGAGCAGATTGTCTACCAAACCTATATGTTTTCTTCTTCTGAAAAAAGCATCGTCAATGGAGACAAGGATGAAACAAACACCTTCCTTATTCGGTTTCTCCAGGGAAGAATTACCCCTGAAACAATTATAGTTGACCGAGGTACTGACGTTACCTTTATCGTCCATAACTTGCGTGATAATGCAACGCTCTTTGTCCTTGAACCCGAGGATGTAGAGCTTTATCTTGCTCCCAACCAAGTAGAGGAAATTACCTTTAGCGCAGAGAGAAATGGCGTATTTTTCTTTGATGAACGCTCTACTCCTTTCATCGGCTATCTGATCGTTGAGTAG